A genome region from Erigeron canadensis isolate Cc75 chromosome 3, C_canadensis_v1, whole genome shotgun sequence includes the following:
- the LOC122594048 gene encoding uncharacterized protein LOC122594048 — MTQIPGRFFVLIMEVFGHTKLEASMKDVLAESIYPLDSRILLVPLNQEAEEHNHWLKFLDLSRWMRAGLPAFYNSYGLQLYTREFAIELDHPFVPVVSDFAVAAFNELCRMYVKKGVEDNIYEAEVTNVNYTINVYGYKFIITLEALEEDAVGVYEATVLCHCSDGRRTLLKFIRLPCPPVGRKFKGMTELVREKSMCQAGKSKRRPLKLN; from the exons ATGACACAAATTCCCGGaaggttttttgttttgataatgGAGGTATTTGGTCACACTAAACTGGAAGCTTCTATGAAAGATGTATTGGCTGAATCCATATATCCTCTTGATTCCCGCATCCTCCTCGTCCCTCTTAACCAAGAGGCGGAGGAACATAACCATTGGCTCAAATTTCTAGACCTTTCTAGGTGGATGCGCGCGGGTTTgcct GCGTTTTATAATTCTTATGGACTACAATTATATACTCGAGAATTTGCAATCGAGCTCGATCATCCTTTCGTACCTGTTGTGAGTGATTTTGCTGTAGCTGCTTTCAACGAGCTGTGCAGGATG TATGTAAAGAAGGGTGTTGAGGACAATATCTATGAAGCCGAAGTGACAAATGTCAATTACACCATCAACGTTTAtggatataaatttataataacatTAGAGGCCTTGGAAGAAGATGCCGTTGGTGTTTATGAAGCGACCGTCCTATGTCATTGTAGTGATGGCCgaagaacactcttaaaattcATTCGCTTGCCCTGTCCACCTGTTG GTAGGAAATTTAAAGGGATGACTGAGCTGGTCCGTGAGAAATCCATGTGTCAAGCTGGAAAG AGCAAAAGAAGGCCATTAAAACTGAACTGA